In Synechococcus sp. CB0101, a genomic segment contains:
- a CDS encoding U32 family peptidase: protein MARLPELLAPAGCWESLKAAVANGADAVYFGVEQFNARLRAENFRVADLPEVMNWLHRRGVKGFLTVNVLIFPAELEQAAELLLAAQAARVDALIVQDVGLAWLAQQITPELPIHGSTQMSITSAAGVAMAAELGCTRVVLARELSLRDLQRIQQQLQRRGLAMPLEVFVHGALCVAYSGQCLTSEALGQRSANRGECAQACRLPYQLIVDGEERDLGEQRYLMSPQDLAAWDLLPQLAACGIASLKIEGRLKESTYVAAVTDAYRQGLDRLGAASTATEPAADTNDQLRRQLELSFSRGLSHGWLDGVNHRELVHGRWSKKRGPWLGRLQAVEPDGRLLLRTRQSLKPGDGVVLEVPSADPLLPPREVGGRLMQVTPLPRGQLALKLGPGRVDLRGLQPGSPCWLTSDPQLERQLERLAAADVQEQRHGLHLKVWGQADQPLTLEAACIPGVPGGPWRVLSQQPLQAARGAGLNPERLEQQLGRLGGTPWQLASLDVDLKGELFLPVAQLNAMRRALVDALAQAMAERDAAQPSRSPIPDAQDPLHRVMAQARAGVSPAGAEAVELSVLVRSLEQLEALRDQPVQRMIVDLEHPAQLREAVRSYRGCWPGGIWAAGPRITRPDEAWTLEPLLRAEPDGFLVRNADQLERLTPVAPCAGDFSLNVANPLTAHWLLQRWGLEWITASYDLALEQLLALVEGTAPGRVEITLHQHMPLFHMEHCLFCAFLSEGHDHTDCGRPCEQHTVLLRDRSGAEHPLRADLGCRNTLFNGRAQTAAEAIPQFLAAGVRRLRLELLDDSAADTQRRVALYQQALAGEISGKTVWQREQLDSRLGVTRGTLAERR from the coding sequence ATGGCGCGCCTGCCTGAGCTACTCGCTCCCGCCGGTTGTTGGGAGTCGTTGAAGGCTGCCGTGGCCAATGGGGCCGATGCCGTTTATTTCGGCGTGGAGCAGTTCAACGCTCGTCTGCGTGCTGAAAACTTCCGCGTCGCCGATTTGCCGGAGGTGATGAATTGGCTGCACCGCCGCGGTGTGAAGGGATTCCTCACCGTGAACGTGTTGATCTTTCCCGCTGAACTGGAGCAGGCGGCCGAGCTGTTGCTGGCGGCGCAGGCGGCGCGGGTGGATGCCCTGATCGTGCAAGACGTCGGTCTGGCTTGGCTCGCTCAACAGATCACGCCTGAGCTGCCGATCCATGGCTCAACGCAAATGTCGATCACCAGTGCTGCCGGTGTGGCGATGGCGGCTGAGCTGGGCTGCACCCGTGTGGTGCTCGCCCGTGAGCTCAGCCTGCGCGATTTGCAACGCATCCAGCAGCAGCTCCAGCGCCGCGGACTGGCGATGCCGCTGGAGGTGTTTGTGCATGGGGCGCTCTGCGTGGCCTATTCGGGTCAGTGCCTCACTAGCGAGGCCCTCGGTCAGCGCAGCGCCAATCGCGGTGAATGTGCCCAGGCCTGCCGGCTTCCTTATCAATTGATCGTGGATGGCGAAGAGCGCGACCTCGGTGAGCAGCGCTATTTGATGTCACCGCAGGATCTGGCCGCCTGGGATCTGCTGCCTCAGCTCGCGGCCTGTGGCATCGCCAGCCTCAAGATCGAAGGACGACTCAAGGAATCCACCTACGTGGCGGCTGTCACCGATGCCTACCGCCAGGGCCTTGATCGCCTCGGGGCTGCGTCAACGGCAACGGAACCAGCAGCGGACACCAATGATCAGCTGCGCCGCCAGCTTGAGCTCAGTTTCTCCAGGGGCCTCAGCCACGGCTGGCTCGATGGGGTGAATCATCGTGAGCTGGTGCACGGCCGCTGGAGCAAAAAGCGAGGGCCGTGGCTGGGCCGTTTGCAGGCGGTGGAGCCTGATGGCCGCCTGCTGCTCCGCACCCGGCAGTCGCTCAAACCGGGCGATGGGGTGGTGTTGGAAGTGCCGAGCGCTGATCCCCTCCTGCCCCCCCGGGAAGTGGGTGGACGGTTGATGCAGGTCACGCCCCTGCCTCGCGGTCAGCTGGCGCTCAAGCTCGGCCCTGGCCGGGTGGATCTCCGTGGGTTGCAGCCGGGTAGTCCCTGCTGGCTCACGAGTGATCCTCAGCTGGAGCGCCAGCTGGAGCGCCTTGCAGCGGCTGACGTGCAGGAACAGCGCCATGGTCTGCACCTCAAGGTTTGGGGCCAGGCGGATCAACCCCTCACGCTGGAGGCGGCTTGCATTCCCGGTGTGCCGGGCGGTCCGTGGCGGGTGCTGTCGCAGCAGCCTCTGCAAGCGGCTCGCGGCGCCGGCCTCAACCCGGAACGCCTGGAGCAGCAGCTGGGCCGCTTGGGCGGAACCCCCTGGCAGTTGGCCTCGCTTGATGTCGACCTCAAAGGTGAGCTGTTTTTACCGGTGGCCCAGCTCAATGCGATGCGCCGTGCCCTCGTGGATGCGTTGGCCCAGGCCATGGCCGAGCGGGATGCAGCGCAGCCAAGCCGATCCCCGATTCCCGATGCCCAGGATCCGTTGCACCGGGTGATGGCCCAGGCCAGGGCTGGCGTGTCGCCTGCAGGCGCTGAAGCGGTTGAGCTGAGCGTGTTGGTGCGCAGCCTCGAGCAGCTCGAGGCCCTGCGCGACCAGCCGGTTCAACGCATGATCGTAGATCTCGAGCATCCCGCCCAATTGCGGGAGGCGGTGCGGAGCTACCGGGGCTGTTGGCCCGGCGGAATCTGGGCTGCGGGACCCCGCATCACAAGGCCTGACGAAGCCTGGACCCTGGAGCCGTTGCTGCGGGCGGAACCGGATGGCTTCCTGGTGCGCAATGCCGATCAGCTGGAGCGGCTGACGCCGGTGGCGCCCTGCGCGGGTGATTTTTCGTTGAATGTGGCCAACCCCCTCACGGCCCACTGGCTGCTTCAGCGATGGGGGCTGGAGTGGATCACCGCCAGCTACGACCTGGCCTTGGAGCAGCTGCTGGCGTTGGTGGAAGGAACCGCACCGGGCCGCGTGGAGATCACCCTGCACCAGCACATGCCGCTCTTTCATATGGAGCATTGCCTGTTCTGCGCCTTTCTCTCAGAGGGCCACGACCACACCGATTGCGGCCGGCCCTGTGAACAGCACACCGTGCTTCTGCGTGACCGCAGTGGTGCTGAGCATCCACTGCGCGCCGATCTCGGTTGCCGCAACACCCTCTTCAATGGCCGCGCCCAAACCGCAGCCGAAGCGATCCCGCAGTTTTTGGCGGCCGGGGTGCGGCGGCTACGACTGGAATTGCTCGATGATTCAGCTGCCGATACCCAGCGCCGGGTGGCGCTGTATCAGCAAGCCCTGGCCGGCGAGATCAGCGGCAAAACCGTTTGGCAACGGGAACAGCTCGATAGCCGCTTGGGCGTGACCCGTGGAACCCT
- a CDS encoding D-alanyl-D-alanine carboxypeptidase family protein has product MPSASRQSTALRSAKRRSTDDIPLAQRTISPALQRRTPWRAALTAAGAALLAAGALAVVFPQPLRRLIAPPPVQGLPARVGLDGRLLGHFPYSEAAAGDLVAIAPGVELHRDAADALARLLDAAAADGIDLRVLSAYRSVDLQKEIFFEVKSERNQSALERAQVSAPPGFSEHSTGYAVDLGDGRAPDTNLSARFESTAAFAWLQAHANRYHFTLSFPAGNAQGVSYEPWHWRFEGTAEALKTFEAAQRLGR; this is encoded by the coding sequence TTGCCCAGCGCCAGTCGGCAGTCCACAGCGCTGCGCAGCGCCAAGCGCCGCAGTACCGACGACATCCCCCTCGCACAGCGCACGATTTCGCCCGCGCTCCAGCGGCGCACCCCCTGGCGCGCAGCCCTCACCGCTGCCGGTGCTGCCTTGCTCGCTGCTGGAGCCCTGGCCGTGGTGTTTCCCCAACCCTTGCGGCGCTTGATCGCCCCGCCTCCGGTGCAAGGGTTGCCGGCACGGGTGGGATTGGATGGCCGGCTGCTCGGCCACTTTCCCTACAGCGAAGCTGCCGCAGGCGATCTGGTGGCGATTGCTCCCGGGGTGGAGCTTCATCGCGATGCCGCTGATGCCCTGGCTCGCTTGCTGGATGCCGCCGCGGCCGATGGCATTGATCTGCGGGTGCTGAGCGCCTATCGCTCCGTTGATCTGCAAAAGGAAATCTTTTTCGAGGTGAAGTCCGAGCGGAATCAGAGCGCCCTGGAGCGGGCTCAGGTGAGCGCCCCGCCTGGTTTTTCGGAACACAGCACCGGTTATGCCGTTGATTTGGGTGATGGCCGAGCGCCGGATACCAACCTCTCGGCTCGGTTTGAAAGCACTGCGGCCTTTGCCTGGCTGCAGGCCCATGCCAATCGTTATCACTTCACGCTCTCGTTCCCGGCTGGCAACGCCCAGGGCGTGAGTTACGAGCCCTGGCACTGGCGGTTTGAGGGCACAGCGGAGGCGTTGAAAACCTTCGAGGCCGCCCAGCGGCTCGGCCGTTAA
- the chlP gene encoding geranylgeranyl reductase: MLRVAVVGGGPSGSCAAEVLAKAGIETWIFERKLDNAKPCGGAIPLCMVAEFDLPESIIDRKVRNMKMISPSNREVDINLENDNEYIGMCRREVMDAFLRNRAAELGAHLVNGLVTKIDTGANRQGPYTLTYSDYSDGEATGTTQSLEVDLIIGADGANSRVAKAMDAGDYNVAIAFQERIKLPPEEMKYYESLAEMYVGTDVSPDFYAWVFPKYDHVAVGTGTMQENQALIKSLQEGIRERAKKRLVNGEVIKVEAHPIPEHPRPRRVVGRMALVGDAAGYVTKSSGEGIYFAAKSGRMCAEQIVESSQGGKKVPSEADLKKYLKKWDRQYGATYKVLEILQNIFYRNDAAREAFVEMCDDKDVQRLTFDSYLYKRVVAMNPWQQLKLTLLTLGSVLRGNALAPQGYKPVPSAVREEAEVNAMLAVSTIKGGIRVGKAKDAKATGEASDEREPVLAGKG; the protein is encoded by the coding sequence ATGTTGCGAGTCGCGGTGGTGGGCGGCGGCCCGAGCGGTTCCTGTGCTGCTGAAGTGCTGGCGAAGGCCGGCATCGAAACCTGGATCTTCGAGCGCAAGCTGGATAACGCCAAACCCTGTGGCGGGGCGATCCCGCTGTGCATGGTGGCTGAGTTCGACCTGCCCGAATCGATCATCGATCGGAAGGTGCGCAACATGAAGATGATTTCCCCCTCCAACCGTGAGGTGGACATCAATCTGGAGAACGACAACGAATACATCGGCATGTGCCGGCGTGAGGTGATGGATGCGTTCCTGCGCAACCGTGCCGCTGAGTTGGGTGCGCACCTGGTGAACGGCCTGGTCACCAAGATCGACACCGGTGCCAACCGCCAGGGTCCTTACACCCTCACCTATTCCGATTACAGCGACGGCGAGGCCACCGGCACCACCCAAAGCCTCGAGGTGGATCTGATCATTGGCGCCGATGGCGCCAACAGCCGCGTGGCCAAAGCCATGGATGCCGGCGATTACAACGTGGCCATCGCCTTCCAGGAGCGCATCAAGCTCCCGCCTGAGGAGATGAAGTACTACGAGAGCCTGGCGGAGATGTATGTGGGCACCGATGTGTCCCCCGACTTCTACGCCTGGGTGTTCCCCAAGTACGACCACGTGGCCGTGGGTACCGGCACCATGCAGGAGAACCAGGCCCTGATCAAGAGCCTGCAGGAAGGGATCCGCGAGCGCGCCAAGAAGCGCCTGGTGAACGGTGAAGTGATCAAGGTGGAAGCCCACCCGATCCCCGAGCACCCGCGCCCGCGCCGTGTGGTGGGCCGCATGGCCCTAGTGGGCGATGCCGCGGGGTATGTGACCAAGAGCTCCGGCGAAGGCATTTATTTCGCGGCGAAGAGCGGTCGCATGTGCGCCGAGCAGATCGTGGAGTCGAGCCAGGGCGGCAAAAAAGTGCCCAGCGAGGCCGACCTCAAGAAGTACCTGAAGAAGTGGGACCGTCAGTACGGCGCCACCTACAAGGTGCTTGAAATTCTGCAAAACATCTTCTATCGCAACGACGCCGCCCGCGAAGCCTTCGTGGAGATGTGCGATGACAAGGATGTGCAGCGCCTCACCTTCGACAGCTACCTCTACAAGCGAGTGGTGGCGATGAACCCCTGGCAGCAGCTCAAGCTCACCCTGCTCACCCTCGGCTCGGTCCTGCGCGGCAATGCGCTGGCACCTCAGGGCTACAAGCCGGTTCCGAGCGCCGTGCGTGAAGAAGCTGAAGTGAACGCCATGCTGGCCGTGAGCACCATCAAAGGTGGCATTCGCGTTGGCAAGGCCAAGGATGCGAAAGCAACCGGTGAAGCGAGCGACGAGCGCGAACCCGTCTTGGCCGGCAAGGGCTGA
- a CDS encoding fatty acid desaturase, whose amino-acid sequence MQASQVRKRTDFSLAPFRRSDNRLAVWQLLSTLLPTALLWVCVPWVVQPLRLQSLLIVPVLALLVLFSARSFSLMHDCGHESLFHGKAVNRAVGFLLGVVNAIPQHPWSRGHAFHHLHNGNWERYRGPSSLLTVEQYQRLTPQQKQRYGWSRHPFMLFPGGFFYLVLRPRLQLLLGLAEWASAMAAAMRRDGPSALFALGRLTLAFESSHWYTSGEFVDLAANNACVLASWWLMSHWLGIGLFWSCYAIVMTCSAAIFICIFFVQHNFPGSYAHRTNDWSYFKGATEGSSNLILPPVLHWFSADIAFHSIHHLCERIPNYRLRACHEANQHLLGDCTYLRLQDLPRCFSLILWDSNKQQLVSMTEA is encoded by the coding sequence TTGCAAGCATCTCAGGTCAGGAAGCGCACCGACTTTTCGCTAGCGCCCTTTCGCCGTTCGGACAACCGTCTCGCGGTTTGGCAACTCCTCAGCACGCTGCTGCCAACGGCATTGCTGTGGGTATGTGTGCCTTGGGTCGTGCAGCCGCTGAGGCTCCAAAGCCTGCTCATCGTTCCGGTGCTGGCCTTGCTTGTGCTGTTTTCAGCGCGGTCCTTTTCGTTGATGCATGACTGCGGGCACGAGTCTTTATTCCACGGCAAGGCAGTTAACCGAGCTGTTGGTTTCCTGCTTGGTGTTGTCAATGCCATTCCGCAACATCCATGGTCGCGGGGTCATGCCTTTCATCATCTTCATAACGGCAATTGGGAACGCTACCGAGGCCCTTCTTCCTTGCTCACTGTTGAGCAATACCAACGGCTAACACCGCAGCAGAAGCAACGCTACGGATGGTCTCGTCATCCCTTCATGTTATTTCCGGGTGGTTTCTTTTATCTCGTTCTACGTCCACGCCTGCAGCTGTTGCTTGGCTTGGCTGAATGGGCTTCGGCTATGGCTGCCGCAATGCGCCGAGATGGCCCCAGTGCGCTCTTCGCTTTGGGTCGTCTCACCTTGGCGTTTGAGTCAAGCCACTGGTATACGAGCGGGGAATTCGTTGATTTGGCAGCAAACAATGCCTGCGTACTTGCTAGTTGGTGGTTGATGAGCCATTGGCTAGGGATTGGGTTGTTTTGGAGTTGCTACGCGATTGTGATGACTTGCTCCGCTGCAATTTTTATTTGCATCTTCTTTGTGCAGCACAATTTCCCAGGTTCGTATGCGCACCGCACGAATGACTGGAGCTATTTCAAGGGGGCTACCGAGGGAAGCAGTAACTTAATCCTTCCGCCCGTTCTCCACTGGTTTTCGGCTGATATCGCCTTCCACAGTATTCACCACCTTTGTGAGCGAATCCCGAATTACCGCTTGCGGGCATGTCATGAGGCCAATCAGCATCTGCTTGGTGATTGCACCTATCTGCGTCTGCAGGATTTGCCGAGATGTTTTAGTCTGATTCTCTGGGACAGCAACAAGCAGCAGCTTGTCTCGATGACTGAGGCTTAG
- the glyS gene encoding glycine--tRNA ligase subunit beta has product MSTFLLEIGTEELPADFARLALPQLEQMVRRDLSEARLGHGAIRCTSTPRRIALQVHDLQSAAPDLEEERKGPPAAQAFKDGVPTPAAEGFAKRCGIAAEALEVRETPKGPFVFATVLERGRPAPELLSSWIPQWISSLQGRRFMRWGSGESRFSRPVRWLVALLDREVVPVRLEGSDPEVVSGNSSRSHRLHGGAVAINSASAYDEALAAAGVQVDRSQRAAWIRDTVAKAAESLEATADLPNDLFEELTDLVEAPLLIEGSVDEHYLALPAEVLSTVMRAHQRYVPLYRRGADQDPLALDARTSLLPRFLCIGNGLPEALDTVRRGNERVLKARLADAEFFVNADRAVPSIDRRDQLARVTFAAGLGSLLDRVERLEWITDVLLEQLALPEATAAHARHAAHLCKHDLVSQMVGEFPELQGVMGGKYLLAEGEPREVALAVLEHYLPRGAGDDLPASDAGAVVALAERLELLLSIYAKGERPSGSSDPYALRRAGNGVLQILWAKGWRLDLLQLLQRACAHWAVLLPDFKVEAGALAADLGDLLRQRVQSLLEEVGTDADLVQAVAGDSVPLERLLRDPADARERADLLMQLRASGDLAAVQAVVTRAARLAEKGDLSATVLSAAGVVNAALFEKSSEAGMLQVIDQLEPVATATGADRYSQLAQGLIAGTAALAAFFDGDQSVMVMADDPAIRTNRLNLLGVLRNQASVLADFSRISG; this is encoded by the coding sequence GTGTCGACCTTTCTGCTGGAGATCGGGACCGAGGAACTGCCCGCCGATTTTGCCCGTCTCGCGTTGCCCCAGCTCGAGCAGATGGTGCGCCGTGACCTGAGCGAAGCCCGGTTGGGCCACGGTGCCATTCGCTGCACCAGTACGCCACGCCGCATCGCGCTGCAAGTGCACGACTTGCAATCCGCCGCACCTGATCTCGAGGAAGAGCGCAAAGGCCCGCCTGCCGCGCAGGCTTTCAAAGACGGCGTACCTACACCTGCCGCTGAAGGCTTTGCCAAGCGCTGCGGTATCGCCGCCGAGGCTCTCGAGGTTCGTGAAACCCCTAAAGGCCCTTTTGTGTTCGCCACCGTGCTCGAGCGGGGTCGCCCGGCACCTGAGCTGCTCAGCAGCTGGATCCCCCAATGGATCAGCAGCCTCCAGGGGCGCCGCTTCATGCGCTGGGGCTCCGGTGAGAGCCGCTTTTCCCGGCCGGTGCGTTGGCTGGTGGCGTTGCTGGATCGTGAGGTGGTGCCGGTTCGACTCGAGGGCAGTGACCCTGAGGTGGTGAGCGGCAACAGCAGCCGTAGCCACCGCCTCCACGGTGGTGCTGTCGCCATCAACAGTGCCTCCGCTTACGACGAGGCCTTGGCCGCAGCGGGCGTGCAGGTGGATCGCAGCCAACGGGCCGCCTGGATTCGCGACACGGTGGCCAAGGCCGCCGAATCACTCGAAGCCACCGCGGATCTGCCTAACGATCTGTTCGAGGAGCTCACCGATCTGGTGGAAGCGCCGCTGCTGATCGAAGGGAGCGTGGATGAGCACTACCTCGCCTTGCCGGCTGAGGTCCTGAGCACGGTGATGCGCGCGCACCAGCGCTATGTGCCGCTCTATCGCCGCGGTGCTGACCAGGATCCCCTGGCTCTCGATGCCCGCACCAGCCTGTTGCCGCGTTTTCTCTGCATCGGCAATGGCCTGCCTGAAGCCCTCGACACCGTGCGCCGCGGTAATGAACGGGTGCTCAAAGCCCGGCTGGCGGACGCCGAATTCTTTGTGAATGCCGATCGCGCCGTGCCGAGCATCGATCGGCGCGATCAGTTAGCCCGCGTGACCTTCGCCGCTGGCTTGGGCTCACTGCTGGATCGCGTCGAGCGGCTGGAGTGGATCACCGATGTTCTGCTCGAGCAGCTGGCGTTGCCTGAGGCCACGGCAGCCCACGCCCGTCATGCCGCTCACCTGTGCAAGCACGATCTCGTGAGCCAGATGGTGGGTGAATTCCCCGAGCTCCAGGGTGTGATGGGTGGCAAATACTTGTTGGCCGAAGGCGAGCCGCGCGAGGTAGCTCTCGCTGTTTTGGAGCACTACCTCCCCCGCGGTGCTGGCGATGATCTGCCCGCCTCGGATGCCGGTGCCGTGGTGGCGTTAGCTGAACGCCTTGAGCTTCTGCTGAGCATCTATGCCAAAGGCGAGCGCCCCAGCGGCTCTTCCGACCCCTATGCGCTGCGCCGCGCCGGCAACGGTGTGCTGCAGATCCTCTGGGCTAAAGGCTGGCGCCTGGATCTGCTGCAGCTCCTGCAGCGGGCCTGCGCTCACTGGGCTGTTCTGCTGCCTGACTTCAAGGTGGAAGCAGGTGCCTTGGCGGCTGATCTGGGCGATCTGCTGCGGCAGCGTGTTCAGAGCCTGCTGGAAGAGGTGGGTACGGATGCGGATCTGGTGCAGGCGGTCGCCGGCGACAGCGTGCCCCTCGAGCGGCTGCTCCGGGATCCCGCCGACGCTCGCGAGCGGGCAGATCTGTTGATGCAACTGCGGGCCAGCGGCGACCTGGCTGCTGTTCAGGCTGTGGTGACGCGTGCCGCGCGTTTGGCTGAGAAGGGCGACCTGTCCGCCACTGTGCTTTCTGCAGCCGGCGTTGTGAACGCAGCCCTGTTTGAGAAGAGCAGTGAAGCGGGCATGCTTCAGGTGATTGATCAGCTCGAGCCGGTGGCGACGGCCACTGGTGCTGATCGCTACAGCCAACTGGCTCAGGGCCTCATTGCAGGCACCGCTGCTCTGGCCGCCTTCTTTGATGGCGACCAGAGCGTGATGGTGATGGCCGACGATCCGGCGATTCGCACCAACCGCCTGAATCTCCTCGGTGTGCTGCGTAATCAGGCGTCGGTGCTGGCTGATTTCAGCCGCATCAGCGGCTGA
- the sir gene encoding sulfite reductase, ferredoxin dependent, with product MQRVTVTAGSEERSSELQGSRPFSPCIANGAERSKFEQLKADSAYLRDPLAAELENDLPNFSDGAVQLLKFHGSYQQDNRENRQKGQERDWQMMLRLRSPAGRIPASLFLAMDDLADRLGNGTLRVTTRQAFQMHGIRKHNLREVIGTIVRGMGSTLAACGDINRNVMAPAAPFDKGAYPAARQLANDIADTLSPVAAEGAYLDLWVDGELSYRIKPTRAVNKVRERQHDAGVFSGDAEEPLYGTTYLPRKFKCAVTVPGDNSVDLLTQDIGLVAFADANGALRGCNVYVGGGMGRTHNKEETFARTADALGYVDAEHVLDLVQAILALQRDYGDRQNRRHSRMKYLIHDQGIAWFKQELKAKYFAHPIKGMRLEPKAKLQDYLGWHRQGTGKWFVGIPLLCGRLAGELKRGLRELVETYQLEVRLTPNQDLLLCNIGTAQRASVRTALEAMGITTPEAPPLLARHAIACPALPLCGLAVTEAERILPQVLDRLDAQLRRLEIEKPMLVRMTGCPNGCARPYMAELGLVGDGVNQYQVWLGGTPNLTRLAEPYVEKMPLEKLESTLEPLLLGWKAAGGRRSFGDYVAKLGREQVESLLAATA from the coding sequence ATGCAGCGTGTGACCGTGACGGCAGGGTCCGAAGAGCGCAGCTCTGAGCTGCAGGGCAGCCGCCCGTTCTCGCCTTGCATTGCCAACGGCGCCGAGCGCAGCAAATTCGAGCAGCTCAAGGCCGATAGCGCCTATCTGCGCGACCCCTTGGCGGCCGAACTCGAGAACGACCTACCCAATTTCAGCGATGGCGCTGTTCAACTGCTGAAGTTCCACGGCAGTTATCAACAAGACAACCGCGAAAATCGCCAGAAAGGCCAAGAACGCGATTGGCAGATGATGCTGCGCTTGCGCAGCCCCGCCGGCCGCATTCCGGCTTCGCTGTTCCTCGCCATGGACGATCTGGCCGATCGCCTTGGCAATGGAACCCTGCGGGTTACCACCCGCCAGGCCTTCCAGATGCATGGCATCCGCAAGCACAACCTGCGCGAGGTGATCGGCACGATCGTGCGGGGCATGGGCTCCACCCTCGCGGCCTGCGGCGATATCAACCGCAATGTGATGGCTCCGGCGGCACCGTTCGACAAAGGTGCCTACCCGGCAGCCCGCCAGCTCGCCAACGACATTGCAGACACCCTCAGTCCCGTGGCTGCTGAAGGCGCGTATCTCGACCTCTGGGTGGATGGTGAACTGAGCTACCGCATCAAGCCCACCCGTGCGGTGAACAAGGTGCGCGAGCGGCAGCACGACGCTGGCGTGTTCAGCGGCGATGCCGAGGAACCGCTCTACGGCACCACCTATTTACCCCGCAAGTTCAAGTGCGCGGTGACGGTGCCCGGTGACAACTCCGTGGACCTGCTCACCCAGGACATCGGCTTGGTGGCCTTTGCCGATGCCAATGGAGCGCTGCGGGGTTGCAACGTGTATGTGGGTGGCGGCATGGGCCGCACCCACAACAAGGAAGAAACCTTCGCCCGCACGGCCGATGCGCTCGGTTATGTGGACGCCGAGCATGTGCTCGATCTGGTTCAGGCGATCCTGGCCCTCCAACGCGACTACGGCGACCGGCAAAACCGCCGCCATTCGCGGATGAAATACCTGATTCACGATCAAGGGATCGCCTGGTTCAAGCAGGAACTGAAGGCGAAGTACTTCGCGCATCCGATCAAAGGCATGCGCCTGGAGCCCAAGGCCAAACTGCAGGACTATCTGGGCTGGCATCGCCAAGGCACCGGCAAATGGTTTGTGGGGATTCCGCTGCTGTGCGGCCGACTCGCCGGTGAGCTGAAGCGCGGCCTGCGGGAGCTCGTGGAGACCTATCAACTGGAGGTGCGCCTCACCCCGAACCAAGACCTCCTGCTCTGCAACATCGGCACAGCCCAGCGGGCCAGCGTGCGCACCGCTCTCGAGGCCATGGGCATCACCACACCGGAGGCACCGCCACTGCTGGCAAGGCATGCCATCGCCTGCCCGGCTCTGCCGTTGTGCGGCCTCGCGGTCACGGAAGCTGAGCGAATCCTGCCCCAGGTGCTCGATCGCCTTGATGCGCAGCTGCGCAGGCTGGAGATCGAAAAGCCCATGCTGGTGCGGATGACAGGCTGCCCCAATGGCTGCGCTCGGCCCTACATGGCCGAACTGGGGCTGGTGGGTGACGGAGTGAACCAGTACCAGGTTTGGCTGGGTGGCACGCCCAACCTCACGCGTCTGGCCGAGCCCTACGTTGAAAAAATGCCGCTGGAGAAGCTCGAAAGCACGCTCGAGCCGTTGCTGCTGGGCTGGAAAGCAGCCGGCGGCCGCCGCTCCTTCGGCGATTACGTGGCCAAGCTCGGCCGCGAGCAGGTGGAATCGCTCCTAGCTGCCACCGCCTGA
- a CDS encoding M15 family metallopeptidase, protein MRPWSPIPIHECGEPLLPLPAELHRLEPHPYARLGAPYGEGASPFRLRQGVITRLLEAQRRLQQHTPDCRLAIFDAWRPIAVQRFMVAHATAEECAARGVDPSRPSPELQAVEQEVGRFWAPPSDNPATPPPHSTGAAVDLTLASRDGEPWDLGSPIDALGPVSHPEHFAELARDASDPTRRQQAALFHERRATLAAVMHQAGFAQHPNEWWHFSHGDQLWAWRTGVRQAIYGRSGGGS, encoded by the coding sequence ATGCGCCCTTGGAGCCCGATTCCGATTCATGAGTGCGGTGAGCCGTTGCTGCCGTTGCCCGCGGAGCTGCACCGCCTCGAGCCCCACCCCTATGCCCGTTTGGGGGCTCCCTATGGCGAGGGTGCTTCTCCATTTCGCCTGCGCCAGGGGGTGATCACGCGGCTGCTGGAGGCCCAGAGGCGGTTACAGCAGCACACCCCCGATTGCCGGCTGGCCATCTTTGATGCCTGGCGACCGATTGCGGTGCAGCGCTTCATGGTGGCCCATGCCACGGCGGAGGAATGCGCGGCGCGGGGGGTTGATCCCAGCCGTCCTAGCCCAGAGCTTCAGGCGGTGGAGCAGGAGGTGGGGCGCTTCTGGGCGCCACCCAGCGACAACCCGGCCACGCCGCCGCCCCATAGCACCGGTGCGGCGGTGGATCTCACCCTTGCTTCTCGTGACGGGGAGCCATGGGATCTGGGCTCTCCCATTGATGCCCTGGGCCCCGTCTCCCATCCCGAGCACTTCGCGGAACTGGCAAGGGATGCCAGCGATCCCACACGCCGACAGCAAGCGGCGCTCTTCCACGAGCGGCGTGCAACCCTGGCGGCGGTGATGCACCAGGCCGGATTCGCGCAGCACCCCAACGAGTGGTGGCATTTCAGCCACGGCGATCAGCTCTGGGCCTGGCGCACTGGCGTGCGCCAGGCCATCTACGGCCGATCAGGCGGTGGCAGCTAG